The following coding sequences lie in one Methanothermobacter sp. genomic window:
- the purS gene encoding phosphoribosylformylglycinamidine synthase subunit PurS: MKFMVEVRIRLKKGMLNPEASTIERALALLGYEVENTDTIDIITFTMDEESPEDVRREVEDMCQRLLCNPVIHDYEFSIKEMEG, from the coding sequence ATGAAATTTATGGTTGAGGTCAGAATAAGGCTCAAGAAGGGTATGCTCAACCCGGAGGCGTCCACCATTGAGAGGGCCCTGGCACTCCTTGGATATGAGGTTGAAAATACCGATACAATTGACATAATAACATTCACCATGGATGAGGAGAGTCCTGAGGATGTCAGGAGGGAGGTGGAGGATATGTGCCAGCGCCTCCTCTGCAACCCGGTTATCCACGACTACGAGTTCAGTATAAAGGAAATGGAAGGCTGA
- the purQ gene encoding phosphoribosylformylglycinamidine synthase subunit PurQ, with translation MRVGVIRFPGSNCDRDVYHVLELAGAEPEYVWWNQRELGHLDAVIIPGGFSYGDYLRAGAIAAITPVMDAVKELVKEEKPVLGICNGAQILAEVGLVPGVFTINEHPKFNCQWTSLQVKTTRTPFTRLFRRDEIIRMPVAHAEGRYYHENVSEVWDNDQVVLQFHDENPNGSLDGITGVCDESGLVCAVMPHPERASEMILGSEDGFKFFRGIMKI, from the coding sequence ATGAGGGTGGGAGTCATAAGGTTTCCTGGATCCAACTGTGACCGTGACGTTTACCATGTCCTGGAACTTGCCGGGGCAGAGCCCGAGTATGTATGGTGGAATCAGCGGGAGCTGGGACACCTTGACGCGGTTATAATCCCGGGGGGCTTCTCATACGGGGACTACCTGCGTGCAGGTGCAATCGCAGCCATAACGCCAGTTATGGACGCTGTTAAGGAGCTGGTGAAGGAGGAAAAGCCTGTTCTCGGGATATGTAACGGTGCACAGATCCTGGCAGAGGTCGGCCTTGTCCCGGGGGTCTTCACCATCAATGAGCACCCGAAATTCAACTGCCAGTGGACCAGCCTCCAGGTTAAGACCACAAGAACCCCATTCACACGGCTATTCAGACGGGATGAAATTATAAGGATGCCCGTTGCCCATGCAGAGGGGAGATACTACCATGAAAACGTCAGCGAGGTCTGGGATAACGACCAGGTCGTGCTGCAGTTCCACGATGAAAACCCCAACGGCTCCCTTGATGGAATAACAGGGGTCTGCGATGAATCAGGACTGGTATGTGCTGTGATGCCCCACCCGGAAAGGGCCTCAGAGATGATACTCGGATCAGAGGACGGCTTCAAATTCTTCAGGGGCATAATGAAGATCTGA
- the cobA gene encoding uroporphyrinogen-III C-methyltransferase, which translates to MVVYLVGAGPGDPELITLKAIRVLERADVVVYDRLAGEEILRYAPEDAKLIYVGKKAGEHHKTQDEINNILVEEGKKHETVVRLKGGDPFVFGRGGEELLALREAGVEARVIPGVTSAVGVPTSAGLPVTHRGVATSFTVVTGHEDPTKPEKQVHWDYRADTLIILMGVGNVRENMQEIMKHRPPETPVCVIERGTTEDERVILGTLEDIAEKDLRPPGIIVVGEVVNVYRKIRGSQG; encoded by the coding sequence ATGGTGGTTTATCTTGTTGGGGCGGGTCCAGGGGACCCTGAACTCATAACACTCAAGGCCATAAGGGTTCTTGAGAGGGCTGACGTGGTAGTGTATGACAGGCTGGCAGGTGAGGAGATACTCAGATACGCCCCTGAAGACGCAAAACTGATATACGTGGGTAAAAAGGCCGGTGAACACCACAAAACACAGGATGAGATAAACAATATCCTGGTCGAGGAAGGGAAGAAGCATGAAACAGTGGTGAGGCTCAAGGGCGGCGACCCATTCGTGTTCGGTAGGGGTGGCGAGGAACTCCTTGCCCTCAGGGAGGCCGGCGTTGAGGCAAGGGTCATTCCAGGCGTGACCTCTGCTGTGGGCGTACCCACATCTGCAGGGCTCCCTGTGACCCACAGGGGCGTTGCAACATCCTTCACTGTTGTCACAGGACACGAGGACCCCACAAAACCTGAAAAACAGGTTCACTGGGATTACAGGGCCGACACCCTCATAATACTCATGGGTGTGGGTAACGTGCGGGAGAACATGCAGGAGATCATGAAGCACCGGCCACCTGAAACCCCTGTATGTGTGATTGAGAGGGGTACAACAGAGGATGAGAGGGTTATCCTCGGCACCCTTGAGGACATAGCAGAAAAGGATCTGAGGCCGCCTGGAATCATAGTGGTGGGTGAGGTTGTTAATGTCTACCGGAAAATTAGAGGGTCTCAGGGGTAA
- a CDS encoding uroporphyrinogen-III synthase, which translates to MSTGKLEGLRGKTIALTRPAERVSAAVKLIEGAGGRALVAPTLELRILKTDSLREVCRRAPEWDLVIFTSPAAVESLFSTCRDFHEKIRDDCIVAVIGPKTARAASEMGLRADLVPEDYTAEGLLEALRKYDLQGMRVALPRTLSARKVLPSGLREMGAEVLVAEAYHSGIPADTSPAEEMIEGILKGDVDAVTFTSPLTVENLFKIAGDKEGDLIHALRGIHVAAIGPITLRKLEEYGLDAVTPDRYTVRDMLAELSERMMEGR; encoded by the coding sequence ATGTCTACCGGAAAATTAGAGGGTCTCAGGGGTAAGACCATAGCACTCACAAGGCCCGCTGAGCGGGTATCCGCTGCTGTTAAACTGATCGAGGGTGCCGGTGGAAGGGCCCTTGTCGCCCCAACCCTCGAGCTGAGGATCCTGAAAACAGATTCTCTCAGGGAGGTGTGCAGGAGGGCCCCTGAATGGGACCTGGTTATATTCACCTCCCCTGCGGCTGTTGAATCCCTCTTCAGCACATGCAGGGACTTTCATGAGAAAATCAGGGATGACTGTATTGTCGCGGTCATAGGGCCCAAGACAGCCCGTGCAGCATCTGAGATGGGTCTCAGGGCGGACCTGGTGCCTGAAGATTACACCGCAGAGGGTCTCCTGGAGGCCCTCAGAAAATACGACCTCCAGGGGATGCGGGTGGCCCTCCCAAGGACCCTCTCTGCAAGGAAGGTTCTTCCGAGTGGACTCAGAGAGATGGGCGCGGAGGTTCTCGTTGCAGAGGCCTACCACTCAGGGATACCGGCAGATACATCACCTGCAGAGGAAATGATAGAGGGTATACTAAAGGGGGATGTGGATGCTGTTACATTCACAAGTCCCCTCACAGTGGAAAACCTGTTTAAGATTGCAGGTGATAAGGAGGGGGATCTTATCCATGCCCTCAGGGGGATACACGTGGCTGCAATAGGCCCCATAACCCTCAGGAAACTTGAGGAGTATGGTCTTGATGCAGTCACCCCAGATAGGTACACGGTCAGGGACATGCTAGCCGAGCTTTCAGAGAGGATGATGGAGGGTAGATAA
- a CDS encoding signal recognition particle subunit SRP19/SEC65 family protein, which yields MIIWPAYLDSRKSRSQGRRVPLEYAVESPSASEILRAAKKLQLEARMESDKSYPSSWWESSGRVIVEYEGSKGELLIKLARLLRSSKKN from the coding sequence ATGATAATATGGCCAGCCTATCTTGATTCACGGAAGTCAAGGAGCCAGGGGCGAAGGGTGCCCCTTGAATACGCGGTTGAATCCCCAAGTGCCAGTGAAATACTCAGGGCCGCGAAAAAACTCCAGCTTGAAGCCCGTATGGAATCTGATAAGTCATACCCCTCCTCCTGGTGGGAATCATCAGGGAGGGTTATTGTTGAATATGAGGGGAGCAAGGGTGAACTCCTCATAAAACTTGCAAGGCTTTTGAGGTCCTCAAAGAAGAACTGA
- the recJ gene encoding single-stranded-DNA-specific exonuclease RecJ — MNMDELKGALRRARKLVEEAETVTVYSHTDCDGITAATILSKLLDGLGKDHEINIININEVPEVEHGPDLTVFSDLGSGQMVHENMKRSSRVLILDHHPPVRKRNFEPPRGELLEINPIFHGMDGSTSISGGGLSYLLARQFGYTDLSWMGLLAAVGDMQNIRTGKMVGANRMILEDSIGEGAVECCSDLTIYGRHTRSIVSALSYFGDVTLPTTNNTNECIARLNNLGIPLKNDETQRRLCDLTDDEKRKLFNEIYRMMVNEVPRRYHKYLPRLILGEVYELRSEERYTVFRDLSEFSTAVNACNRNSRWKLAMDIIGGDRHEKLEELEDVLREHRAYLAVTLDRIMEEELIRDMDNLQYFHAREVKPAVVGTVAGMLLGYGDWRRPMIGLAETGDGLKVSLRCSRLLAFDGIHFGSIMQRVAEKVGGSGGGHATACGAYIPSENEGEFLRLLNRAIEKVKVKG; from the coding sequence ATGAACATGGACGAACTTAAAGGTGCGCTCAGAAGGGCCCGTAAACTGGTTGAGGAGGCTGAGACGGTTACAGTATACAGCCACACAGACTGTGATGGTATAACAGCGGCAACCATCCTCAGCAAACTCCTTGATGGCCTCGGGAAGGACCATGAGATCAATATAATCAACATCAATGAGGTCCCTGAGGTTGAACACGGCCCTGATCTCACAGTTTTCAGTGATCTTGGATCCGGACAGATGGTCCATGAAAACATGAAAAGGAGCTCCCGTGTTCTAATACTAGACCACCATCCCCCAGTGCGAAAGAGGAACTTTGAACCTCCGCGGGGTGAGCTCCTTGAAATAAATCCCATCTTCCATGGAATGGATGGTTCAACCAGCATCTCAGGTGGGGGCCTGTCATATCTACTTGCAAGGCAGTTCGGATACACTGATCTCAGCTGGATGGGCCTCCTTGCAGCAGTGGGTGACATGCAGAACATCAGGACCGGTAAGATGGTTGGTGCCAACCGGATGATCCTGGAGGACAGCATAGGGGAGGGTGCGGTTGAGTGCTGCAGTGACCTTACAATCTACGGTAGACACACCAGGTCCATCGTAAGTGCCCTCTCATACTTTGGGGATGTCACCCTGCCAACAACAAACAATACCAACGAGTGCATAGCAAGGCTTAATAACCTTGGTATACCCCTGAAAAACGATGAAACCCAGAGGAGGCTCTGTGACCTTACAGATGACGAGAAAAGGAAACTCTTCAATGAGATATACCGTATGATGGTCAACGAGGTCCCCAGGAGGTACCATAAATACCTCCCCAGGCTCATACTGGGTGAGGTCTACGAGTTAAGATCAGAGGAGAGGTACACGGTATTCAGGGACCTCTCAGAGTTCTCAACCGCAGTAAACGCGTGTAACAGGAACTCAAGGTGGAAGCTTGCGATGGATATCATCGGGGGTGATCGCCATGAAAAACTGGAGGAACTTGAGGACGTCCTCAGGGAACACAGGGCATACCTTGCGGTTACCCTCGACCGGATAATGGAGGAGGAACTCATAAGGGATATGGATAATCTCCAGTACTTCCATGCCCGGGAGGTGAAACCCGCGGTGGTGGGTACTGTTGCCGGTATGCTCCTGGGTTACGGTGACTGGAGGAGGCCCATGATAGGGCTTGCTGAAACCGGCGATGGCCTCAAGGTTTCACTTAGGTGCTCCCGCCTCCTGGCATTTGACGGCATACACTTCGGTTCAATCATGCAGAGGGTGGCGGAGAAAGTGGGGGGTAGCGGTGGTGGTCATGCCACTGCCTGCGGAGCATATATACCCTCTGAAAATGAGGGAGAATTCCTAAGACTCCTTAACAGGGCCATAGAAAAGGTGAAGGTGAAGGGATGA
- a CDS encoding MarR family transcriptional regulator → MKAFRKKGELTRFQVLSEIARRQPYVRQRDIADELGITVQAVSENIKSLIAEGLVEAGSGRSHYKITRRGGEKLKSAAVSLRQYADEVLEYMSSYKSIWPAIAWEDLNAGDEVELFMDDGVLYARRRTNGEAHAIVMKGASEGEDVALTELSGTIPLQRGKVTIAVLPAISEGGSGAADLERIRELTYGQDRIGIMGTVSRAAATRLNLNVDFEFATPYAALAAAKRGLNVLVLAVGKMSRSITKKLEEEGIEYSVEDVRVKGE, encoded by the coding sequence ATGAAGGCTTTCAGAAAGAAGGGTGAACTTACACGTTTCCAGGTGCTGAGTGAGATAGCGAGGCGCCAGCCCTATGTCAGGCAACGGGATATAGCAGATGAACTGGGAATAACGGTCCAGGCGGTGTCCGAGAACATAAAGAGCCTCATAGCAGAGGGCCTTGTGGAGGCCGGAAGCGGAAGGTCCCACTACAAGATAACACGTCGTGGTGGTGAGAAGCTCAAGAGTGCCGCGGTGAGCCTCAGGCAATACGCCGATGAGGTCCTGGAGTACATGAGTTCCTACAAATCCATCTGGCCTGCCATCGCCTGGGAGGACCTCAACGCAGGTGATGAGGTGGAACTATTCATGGACGACGGCGTCCTCTACGCAAGGAGGAGGACCAACGGGGAGGCCCACGCCATAGTCATGAAAGGTGCATCAGAGGGGGAGGATGTGGCCCTCACAGAACTCAGCGGCACCATACCCCTCCAGAGGGGAAAGGTGACCATCGCAGTTCTCCCGGCGATATCCGAGGGCGGTTCAGGGGCAGCGGACCTTGAAAGGATAAGGGAACTCACTTATGGCCAGGACAGGATAGGTATAATGGGTACAGTTTCACGGGCCGCCGCGACCAGGTTAAACTTAAATGTTGATTTTGAATTTGCAACCCCCTATGCTGCCCTTGCAGCAGCAAAGAGGGGCCTGAATGTCCTCGTACTTGCAGTTGGTAAGATGAGCAGAAGCATAACAAAGAAACTGGAAGAGGAGGGCATAGAGTACTCGGTTGAGGATGTCAGGGTGAAGGGGGAGTAG
- a CDS encoding ACT domain-containing protein, which translates to MRVKQISIFLENKKGRLWKALSTLAEAGINLRALSLADTSEFGILRLIVPEPERAADVLEKSGFVVKLKDVVAVEMDDRPGGLASILGVLKDYDLNLDYIYAFVHEKKDKAILFLSTENLDALEGALRDAGIRMVPPEEVYSL; encoded by the coding sequence ATGAGGGTTAAGCAGATATCAATATTCCTTGAAAACAAGAAGGGAAGGCTCTGGAAGGCACTGAGTACACTTGCAGAGGCAGGTATAAACCTGAGGGCCCTGTCACTTGCAGATACATCAGAATTCGGGATACTGAGGCTCATAGTACCTGAACCTGAACGCGCAGCAGATGTGCTTGAGAAGAGCGGCTTTGTTGTTAAGCTGAAGGACGTCGTCGCAGTTGAGATGGATGACAGACCAGGGGGTCTTGCATCAATCCTCGGGGTCCTCAAGGACTATGACCTTAACCTTGACTACATATACGCATTTGTCCATGAAAAGAAGGATAAGGCGATACTCTTCTTGAGTACAGAGAACCTGGATGCCCTTGAAGGGGCCCTGAGGGATGCAGGGATTCGTATGGTCCCGCCGGAGGAGGTCTACTCCCTCTGA
- a CDS encoding phenylacetate--CoA ligase — MIWNREMECISREELEEIQLKRLQDTVRRAYENVPYYHEAFEKEGVYPEDIESLDDITRLPYTTKDDLRKVYPFGMFAVPRKEIVEVHTSSGTTGKPVVSGYTREDIEIWSEVMARGLTMMGLTEDDVIQNTHGYGLFTGGFGVHYGAQKIGATVIPISTGQTRRQIEIMKDFGTTVMIFTPSYGLYLSEVAAEEGFDPAESQLKAIGFGAEMWTEEMRAEIERRFNAPAFNIYGLTEIMGPGVAMECGEKNGLHVAEDHFYPEIIDKNGERVGPGERGELVLTTLTRVGMPVIRFRTKDITSIDYEPCACGRTLARISRITGRVDDMLKVRGVSVFPSQIEKALLRIDGIEPHYQIIVTRPHLMDELEVRVETSPELFSDDIRQMVETRDRIEEFIENEIGLRVKVTLVEPGTIPRSEGKAVRVIDKRNL; from the coding sequence ATGATCTGGAACAGGGAAATGGAATGCATAAGCAGGGAGGAACTGGAGGAAATTCAGCTTAAAAGGCTTCAGGACACAGTAAGGAGGGCATATGAAAACGTACCCTACTACCATGAGGCCTTCGAGAAGGAGGGCGTGTACCCCGAGGACATAGAGTCACTGGACGACATCACAAGGTTACCCTACACCACCAAGGACGACCTCCGCAAGGTCTACCCCTTCGGGATGTTCGCTGTCCCCAGGAAGGAGATAGTGGAGGTCCACACATCCTCAGGGACCACAGGAAAACCCGTGGTATCAGGGTACACCAGGGAGGACATAGAGATATGGAGTGAGGTCATGGCCAGGGGCCTAACAATGATGGGCCTCACAGAGGATGACGTCATCCAGAACACCCATGGCTACGGCCTCTTCACAGGGGGATTCGGGGTCCACTACGGTGCCCAGAAGATAGGGGCAACCGTTATCCCCATCTCAACAGGGCAGACAAGAAGGCAGATAGAGATAATGAAGGACTTCGGGACAACGGTCATGATATTTACCCCCTCCTATGGCCTCTACCTCTCCGAGGTTGCAGCTGAGGAGGGCTTTGACCCTGCCGAATCCCAGTTAAAGGCCATAGGATTCGGGGCTGAGATGTGGACGGAGGAGATGAGGGCCGAGATAGAGAGGAGGTTCAATGCACCTGCCTTCAACATATACGGCCTCACCGAAATCATGGGCCCGGGGGTTGCAATGGAGTGCGGTGAGAAGAACGGTCTCCACGTTGCAGAGGACCACTTCTACCCTGAGATCATAGATAAGAACGGTGAAAGGGTCGGCCCAGGTGAAAGGGGGGAGCTGGTACTCACAACCCTCACACGGGTGGGGATGCCGGTTATAAGGTTCAGGACAAAGGATATAACCTCAATAGATTACGAGCCCTGCGCCTGTGGCAGGACCCTTGCAAGGATCTCAAGGATCACAGGGAGGGTCGATGACATGCTCAAGGTCAGGGGAGTTTCAGTGTTCCCCTCCCAGATAGAGAAGGCACTCCTCCGCATAGATGGTATTGAGCCACACTACCAGATAATAGTGACAAGGCCCCACCTCATGGATGAACTTGAGGTGAGGGTGGAGACCTCCCCTGAACTCTTCTCAGATGACATCCGGCAGATGGTGGAGACAAGGGACCGGATCGAGGAGTTCATAGAGAACGAGATAGGCCTCAGGGTTAAGGTGACCCTGGTTGAACCAGGCACGATACCCAGGAGTGAGGGGAAGGCAGTGAGGGTGATAGATAAGAGGAACCTTTAA
- a CDS encoding superoxide dismutase: MEKKFYELPELPYPYDALEPYISEEQLRIHHEKHHQAYVDGANGVLRKLDDARENDEEVDIKAALKELSFHVGGYVLHLFFWGNMGPADECGGEPGGRLAEYIERDFGSFERFKKEFSQAAVSAEGSGWAVLTYCQRTDRLFIMQVEKHNVNVIPHFRILMVLDVWEHAYYIDYRNVRPDYIDAFWNIVNWKEVEKRFEDLF; the protein is encoded by the coding sequence ATGGAGAAAAAATTCTATGAACTCCCTGAACTCCCATACCCCTACGATGCCCTTGAACCATACATATCAGAGGAGCAGCTGAGGATACACCATGAGAAGCACCATCAGGCCTACGTGGATGGGGCCAATGGCGTCCTCAGAAAACTCGACGATGCCCGGGAGAATGACGAGGAAGTTGACATCAAGGCGGCCCTCAAGGAACTCTCATTCCATGTTGGGGGCTACGTCCTGCACCTATTCTTCTGGGGTAACATGGGACCCGCAGATGAGTGCGGTGGGGAACCAGGTGGACGGCTTGCAGAGTACATAGAGAGGGACTTCGGAAGCTTTGAACGCTTTAAAAAGGAGTTTTCTCAGGCTGCTGTGAGTGCAGAGGGCTCAGGATGGGCTGTACTCACCTACTGCCAGAGGACCGACAGGCTCTTCATAATGCAGGTTGAAAAGCACAACGTCAACGTGATACCCCACTTCAGGATCCTCATGGTCCTGGATGTATGGGAACACGCCTACTACATTGACTACAGGAACGTGAGACCCGACTACATTGACGCATTCTGGAACATCGTAAACTGGAAAGAGGTCGAAAAACGCTTCGAGGACCTCTTCTAA
- a CDS encoding peroxiredoxin, whose translation MGEKVYELRKVKKKGRGMPLIGDKFPEMEVQTTHGMMKLPAEFKGKWFILFSHPADFTPVCTTEFVAFQEVYPELKELDCELVGLSVDQVFSHIKWIEWIEENLDTEIEFPVIADTGRVADTLGLIHPARPTNTVRAVFMVDPEGIIRAILYYPQELGRNIPEIVRMIRAFRVIDAEGVAAPANWPDNQLIGDHVIVPPASDIETARKRKEEYECYDWWLCHRSTGGD comes from the coding sequence ATGGGGGAGAAGGTATACGAACTCAGAAAGGTTAAGAAGAAGGGGCGCGGCATGCCCCTAATAGGGGATAAATTCCCTGAGATGGAGGTCCAGACAACCCATGGGATGATGAAACTCCCGGCTGAATTCAAGGGGAAATGGTTCATACTCTTCAGCCACCCTGCAGACTTCACACCTGTCTGCACAACAGAGTTTGTGGCATTCCAGGAGGTCTACCCTGAACTCAAGGAACTTGACTGTGAACTTGTGGGCCTCAGCGTTGACCAGGTCTTCTCACACATCAAGTGGATCGAATGGATAGAGGAGAACCTTGATACAGAGATCGAGTTCCCTGTGATAGCCGACACAGGGAGAGTCGCCGATACCCTTGGACTCATACACCCTGCGAGGCCCACAAACACTGTGAGGGCGGTATTCATGGTTGACCCTGAGGGGATAATCAGGGCGATACTCTACTATCCACAGGAACTTGGAAGGAACATCCCCGAGATCGTGAGGATGATACGCGCCTTCAGGGTCATAGATGCCGAGGGTGTGGCTGCACCTGCAAACTGGCCCGATAACCAGCTCATCGGTGACCATGTGATAGTCCCACCGGCATCTGATATTGAAACCGCCAGGAAAAGGAAAGAGGAATACGAATGCTATGACTGGTGGCTATGCCACCGCAGCACAGGTGGTGATTAG
- a CDS encoding ferritin, whose translation MVSERMQEALNRQLNAELYSAYLYLSMAAYYEASDLPGFANWMRVQAQEELAHAMKFYDYLVQRGARVVLEEIEKPPFEWESPLEVSKHVLEHERKVTGLINDLVDLAISERDHATNNFLQWFVAEQVEEEESAGSVLQKVRLASDSPSGLLMLDAELGKRVYNPPANEKGE comes from the coding sequence ATGGTAAGTGAGAGGATGCAGGAGGCCCTCAACAGGCAGCTCAACGCTGAACTCTACTCAGCATACCTCTACCTTTCAATGGCCGCCTACTATGAGGCCTCTGACCTCCCGGGATTTGCAAACTGGATGCGTGTCCAGGCCCAGGAGGAACTTGCACACGCAATGAAGTTCTACGACTACCTTGTCCAGAGAGGTGCAAGGGTCGTGCTTGAGGAGATAGAGAAACCACCATTCGAGTGGGAGTCACCGCTGGAGGTATCCAAGCATGTTCTGGAACATGAGAGAAAGGTCACGGGGCTCATAAATGACCTTGTTGACCTTGCGATCTCAGAGAGGGACCATGCAACCAACAATTTCCTCCAGTGGTTCGTTGCAGAGCAGGTTGAGGAGGAGGAGTCCGCTGGTTCAGTGCTCCAGAAGGTGCGCCTTGCATCGGATTCACCAAGCGGCCTCCTCATGCTCGACGCGGAACTCGGAAAGAGGGTTTACAACCCACCAGCAAATGAAAAGGGGGAATAG
- a CDS encoding FprA family A-type flavoprotein: protein MKARKIADGVYYTGIIDWDRRTFDELVALPRGTSYNSYIVSGSSATALIDSAEPSKSSEFLGIIKEMETDIDYIISQHAEQDHSGTIPELLDMYPDAEVLGTPACIELLRELLRIDGNFRAVKDGETLSLGDRTLRFIVTPWVHWPDTMVTYLEEERILFTCDFFGSHLATSDIMEVPEGFLREAKRYYAHIMMPFSQMVTSNIRKISDLDISLIAPSHGPLVPIPDLIMDAYRRWTSGGSKTVIAYTTMHGSTGIMVERLTEKLMELGVSVRPINVAESDTGEFLTELVDASVLVVASPTVLTRPHPAVASALYLVNALRPPVKHVALMGSYGWGTLIESEVKGLLSNLNLEYLEPVLVKGLPREEDLQRIDELAIQIKEIGGELNGK, encoded by the coding sequence ATGAAAGCCAGAAAAATTGCAGATGGGGTTTACTACACCGGTATCATTGACTGGGACCGGAGGACCTTCGATGAGCTTGTAGCCCTCCCACGGGGCACAAGCTACAACTCATACATCGTCTCTGGAAGCAGTGCCACGGCACTCATTGATTCTGCAGAGCCCTCAAAGAGCAGTGAATTCCTGGGGATCATAAAGGAAATGGAAACTGACATCGATTACATAATCTCCCAGCACGCAGAACAGGACCACTCAGGTACAATCCCGGAACTCCTTGACATGTACCCTGACGCAGAGGTCCTGGGGACGCCTGCCTGCATTGAACTCCTCAGGGAACTTTTAAGGATCGATGGAAACTTCAGGGCAGTTAAGGATGGCGAGACACTCTCCCTGGGTGATAGGACGCTGAGATTCATTGTAACACCCTGGGTGCACTGGCCTGATACCATGGTAACCTACCTTGAGGAGGAGCGGATACTCTTCACCTGTGACTTCTTTGGATCACACCTTGCAACATCAGACATCATGGAGGTGCCTGAGGGTTTCCTGAGGGAGGCCAAGAGGTACTACGCCCATATCATGATGCCCTTCAGCCAGATGGTCACATCCAACATCAGGAAGATCTCGGACCTTGACATATCCCTCATAGCACCATCCCACGGCCCACTGGTACCCATACCCGACCTCATAATGGATGCATACCGGAGATGGACCTCAGGGGGCAGTAAAACGGTGATCGCCTATACCACCATGCACGGAAGCACAGGGATCATGGTTGAAAGACTCACAGAGAAGCTCATGGAACTTGGTGTGAGTGTAAGACCCATCAACGTTGCAGAGTCCGATACCGGGGAATTCCTCACGGAACTCGTGGATGCCTCTGTCCTGGTTGTCGCATCACCCACGGTGCTCACAAGGCCCCACCCCGCGGTTGCATCGGCACTCTACCTTGTGAATGCACTGAGACCCCCGGTGAAGCACGTTGCACTTATGGGATCCTATGGATGGGGGACACTCATTGAATCCGAGGTCAAGGGCCTGCTATCCAACCTGAACCTTGAATACCTTGAACCAGTCCTTGTGAAGGGCCTTCCACGTGAGGAGGACCTTCAGAGGATAGATGAACTTGCCATTCAGATAAAGGAGATAGGGGGTGAATTAAATGGTAAGTGA
- the rd gene encoding rubredoxin: MDKYVCQMCGYIYDPEEGDPTSGIEPGTPFEDLPDDWVCPVCGVGKDQFKKMD, from the coding sequence ATGGACAAATACGTCTGCCAGATGTGCGGATACATCTACGACCCTGAAGAGGGAGACCCCACATCAGGGATAGAACCCGGAACACCCTTTGAGGACCTCCCCGACGACTGGGTATGCCCTGTATGTGGCGTTGGAAAGGACCAGTTCAAGAAGATGGATTAA
- a CDS encoding rubredoxin, translating to MKRYKCRVCGYIYDPEKGEPRTDTPPGTPFEDLPETWRCPSCGAKKKMFKPLD from the coding sequence TTGAAAAGATACAAATGCAGGGTTTGTGGATACATCTACGACCCTGAGAAGGGCGAACCAAGGACAGACACACCACCAGGAACACCGTTTGAGGACCTCCCTGAAACATGGAGGTGCCCGTCATGCGGTGCAAAGAAGAAGATGTTCAAACCACTTGACTGA